From a single Rutidosis leptorrhynchoides isolate AG116_Rl617_1_P2 chromosome 5, CSIRO_AGI_Rlap_v1, whole genome shotgun sequence genomic region:
- the LOC139848738 gene encoding uncharacterized protein, with protein MGDLMRRPGLQAIRTWINKKVVDPFVEILSRGAEPKQLAFSTALGITLGVFPIVGVPVFMCVLAIAVLGASVNGPAIMLANFVVTPLELSLIIVFLRFGEFLTCGDHFPLNSDALKMILAGNGSKEILVSIVRALLGWLVMSPFILGILYIILVPCFTILVCKFSSKVASPKRGDEPFNAEVMLKN; from the exons ATGGGGGATCTGATGAGGCGACCAGGTTTACAAGCAATCAGAACCTGGATTAACAAGAAAGTCGTTGATCCTTTTGTTGAAATCCTCAGCAG AGGAGCAGAGCCTAAGCAGTTGGCGTTCTCTACGGCTCTTGGCATTACGTTAGGAGTGTTCCCTATTGTTG GGGTGCCTGTGTTTATGTGTGTTCTGGCTATAGCAGTGCTAGGGGCTTCGGTTAATGGTCCGGCTATAATGCTGGCTAACTTTGTTGTTACTCCATTAGAGCTTAG TTTGATCATAGTGTTCTTACGCTTTGGTGAGTTTCTTACCTGTGGAGATCATTTCCCTCTAAACTCTGATGCTTTAAAGATGATATTAGCCGGCAATGGTTCAAAGGAGATCTTGGTTAGCATTGTTCGTGCG CTGTTGGGATGGTTGGTTATGTCCCCATTTATACTGGGCATATTATACATAATACTTGTACCATGTTTCACCATATTGGTTTGCAAATTTAGTTCAAAAGTTGCAAGCCCAAAGAGGGGTGATGAACCATTTAATGCAGAAGTGATGCTGAAG AATTGA